CCCGGTACGGCGTGCCGAAGCTCCGCCGCGACCGACAGGCCGTCCCGGCCGGGCATCTGGACGTCGAGCAGAGCGATGTCGGGACTCGTACGGCGAACGGCCTCGACGATCTCAGTGCCGTCGCCGAGTTCGGCGACCACGTCGAGATCGGACTCGAGCCGCAACATCGAGGCCAGCGCACCCCGCACCAGCGCCTGGTCGTCCGCCACCAGCACACGGATCACGAGCTGCTCGGGGCTTCGGCGCGAAGGCGGAACCCGCCGTCGGCGGTCGGACCGTGTTCGAGGGTGCCGGAGACGGCGGCCAGCCGTCCGGCCAGGCCGGTCAGGCCGTTGCCGGGCTTCGGGTCGGCGGCGGCGGTCCCGTCGTTGATCAGTTCGAGGTGGTGCGGGCCGAGCCGGAGCGTGCAGCGGGTGGCGTTGGAGTGCCGAAGGATGTTGGTCGCCCCCTCGCGCAGGACGTAGGCGAAGACGGCCTGCAGGTCGGGACGGACGTTGTCGGCCGCGGTGGGGAGGTCGGCGCGGACTCCGGCGGCGCGAAGGGCCAGCCGGGCGCCGGCCAGCTCGGCGGTCAGCGAGACGTCGCGATAGCCGGAGACGGTCGCCCGGACGTCGGACAGGGCCTGCCGCGACAGCGACTCGAGCTCACGGAGCTCGTTCAGCGCGGAGTCGAGGTCGGCGGCCACCTCGAGCTGCCGCCGGGCGAGGCCGAGCTTGACGGTGATGGTCGAGAGGCTGTGTCCGAGGATGTCGTGCAGGTCGCGCGCCAGACGCTCCCGTTCGGCGTCGACCGCCAGCTGCCGGACCTGGGCCCGGGCCGCGCGGAGCTGCCCGATCGTGAACGACAGTGCGAGCACGAAGCCCAGCGCGACGGTCACCGCGACGAGCATGACCACGGCCCGCCAGTCGACCGGGCCCGGGCCGGCCCACATCCAGCAGACCTGTCCTGCGGCGGTCGCGAGTCCGAGCGGCAGCGATCCGCGCAGCGGCAGCAACATCAGCGCGAGGGCGATCGCGAACGTCAGATCCGTCAGCAGCACCGGCGCGTTCAGCAGCGCCGCCGGGGCCGCGCCGAATCCGAACATCGTCGCGACCAGGCCCACCCGCACCCGGCGCGGCGCCAAGGGCCCGAACCAGAGCGCCGACAGACAGGCAACGACGTAGCAGCCGATCAGAGCGGCAGCGAGAACGACGTGCGGACCGTCGTACCGGTCGGCGACGAGATCCGCGGTGCGCAGGCTGACGAGGACGAGTGGAACACCGAGGGACAGCGAGGCGGCCACGCGGGTCCGCTGAATCGATCCGCGTTCGCCGAGGAAGGTCCAGTCCGGCCAGCGCCGGACGGAGAACTCGTCAGTGGCGCGGTGGGTCACGTTCGTCATCGTACGTCGGCCGGCCCTGCGTAGACCCGTACCAAATGGCATGGGTCACCGCGATCGGGCGGTGGTTGCGTGGAGCCCGTTGTCAACCGACGAAAGGACGTACCGTGCGCAGGATGTTGCCAGCAGCAATCATGGTGGCGGCGATGACCGCGGTGACCGCCGGCGCCGCGGTGGCCGGCATGCCGAGGTCCGCACCACAGGTCATCGCCGGACCGCAGTGGAGCAGGTGTGTCGGCAAGGACCTGGAAGGGCTGGAGTGCTCCACCTTGCGGGTGCCGCTCGACTACCGGCACCCTGGCGGCGGCACCATCGAGGTCGCGATCTCACGCAAGGCCAGTCGGCACCCGGAGAAGCGGCGCGGCATCCTGCTGGTCAACCCCGGTGGTCCGGGTCTGGCCGGCCTGACCGCTCCGAACCTGATCAAGCTCTCCCAGCAGATCCAGGACTCCTACGACGTGATCGGGTTCGATCCGCGCGGCGTCGGCCGCAGTACGCCGCTGACCTGCGACCTGAACCCGCAGCAGCAGGCCGACACCTCCAACCCGCCGTTCCCGCACAACGCGCGGGACGTGACGGCCGCGGCGGCGTTCGCCAAGGTGGTCGCCCGCCAATGTGCAACCTCGAAGACCGCCGGCCTGCTGCCGTCCATCACCACGGCGAACACCGCCCGCGACATGGACCGCATCCGCGAAGCGGTCGGCGCGCCGAAGCTCTCGTACTACGGCGCCTCCTACGGCACCTACCTCGGCGCCGTCTACACCACCCTGTTCCCGGGCCGGAGCGACCGCATCGTTCTCGACAGCAGCCTGCCTCCGGAGGGATACACCGTCGGCGCACTGCGCGCACAGGGCTCTGGCTTCGAGACCCGTTTCCCGGATTTCGCCCGCTGGGTCACCGTGAACGCAAAGTCGCTCGGTACGACGCCGGCCGCCGTCCGGGCGAAGTACTTCGAGCTCGCCGAGCGCCTGGACAAGAGGGCCGAGAGCGGCGTCGACGGCACGGCGTTCCGCGCCACCACCAGCGGCCTGATCCGCGACGACAGCGTCTTCCCGTACCTCGCGGACATCTGGCAGAAGCTCGACACGAACACCCTGCCCGAGGACCCCGTCGTCGACCACGGCGACAACCTCCAGGCCTCCTACCTCGGCGTGATCTGCGGCGACTCCCGCTGGCCGCGCTCCGTCGCGACCTACCAGGCCAACGTCGCGATCGACCGCGTCCGGTCCCCGATGTACGGCCCGCTCGCCGCGAACATCCGCGCCTGCGCCTACTGGCCGTCCCCCAGCACCCCAAAGGTGCGGATCACCGGCGCCGGCCCCTCGAACGTCCTGATCATGCAGAATCTCCGCGACCCTGCCACCCCACTGGCCGGCGCCCGCCGTATGCGCGCCGCCCTCGGCCATCGCGCGCGCATGGTCACCGTCGATCAAGGCGGCCACGGCGTCTACACCGCCGCGAACCGGTGCGGAAAGGCAGCCGTCGACACCTTCCTCACCACAGGCCAACGCCCGCCGCACGACACCTTCTGCCCTGCTCAGTAGGTGATCAGCTGCCCTGCACGAGTTGACACCACGTTGGTAGTGAGTGTTCACTATCAACATGACCACCGCGCGCAGACCTCGGGTCGCACTCGAGCAGCGGCGCGAGCAGATTCTTGCCGCGGCGCTGCGGGAGTTCAGCCACAAGGGGCTGCACGGTGGTTCGACGGTGACCATCGCCAAGGACGTGGAGATCTCCCACCCGAACCTCTTCCGGGTGTTCTCGACCAAGCAGCAGTTGTTCAGGGCCGTGCTGGAGCAGGCTTTCGATCAGATCGTGCAGCGGATGGTCGTCGCCGGTGAGGCTGCCGGCGACGAGGCGCTCCAGGTGATGACGGATGCCTGGGGCGTTCTGATGGAGGACCGCGACCTGATGCTGATCCTGTTGCAGGGCTACGCGGCCTGCGACGATCCCGAGATTCGCGAGCTGATGCACGAGCGCACGCAGGAGGTGTTCGAGCGGACGGAGGTCCTGCCGGCGATCGGCACCGACCTGGCCCACGACTTTCTCGCGGCCGGCATGTTCTACATGGTGGCCGCAGCCATGGACCTGCCTGCTCGCGCCGAGAAGGACGAGTGGGCCGGTCGCTTTCTGGATTCGGGGCGCTGACCGACCGAGACCGTTATTTTTTTGACCTGGTGATAGTGACCACTCACTATCCAAAATCGACAACCTGGGGTGAGGACCGATGACGAGTAGTAGTGCAGCTTCTCTGACACCGATGCAGGCCGGTTTGAGGATTCCGCGCGGCGTGGCCATGCTGGCGCTGGCCGGGTCGATGTGCGTCGTGCTGCTGGACAGCTCGATGGTGAACCTGGCCGGGCGGTCGATCCGCGATGGCCTCGGGCTCTCGGCCGGCGAGTTGACCGGTGTGGTGAACGCCTATCTGGTGGCGTTCGCCGGGTTGTTGCTCCTGGGTGGCCGGTTGGCCGACGTACTGGGCGGCCGGAAGGTGTTCCTGACCGGCATGGCCCTCTACGTGGCCGCGTCCGTCGTCTGCGCGCTCGCGGTCAACGCGCCGATGCTGATCGCGGGCCGGATCGGGCAGGGGGCCGGTGCGGCGATCGTGATTCCGTCGGCCTTGGCGATCGTCCTGGCGCTCTACACGACGGCGGCCGAACGTACTCGGGCGCTGGGAACCTGGGGTGCCGTGGCCGGTCTGGGGAGCCTGCTCGGGGTCTCGGTGGGTGGTCTGCTAACCGACGCGGTCGGCTGGCAGTCGGTGTTCTGGACTCCGGTGCCGCTGGGGGTGATCACCGGGATCGTCGTGTGGCGTTCCGTGCCGTCGATCGGGGGCCGTCCGGGCCGGTTCGACGCGCTCGGCGCGATCACGATCACCGTCGCGATCTCGGCGCTGGCGCTCGGCATGATCGCGGCGTCCGAGGTCGGCTGGGACTCCCCCGTCGCCGTCATCGGCATCGTCGCCGGACTCGCCTTCCTCGCCGCGTTCGTGGTCGTCGAGCACCGTTCGGCCCACCCGCTGGTCCCCCTCGGGGTGTTCCGCCGCAAGCCGGTCGCGACGGCCGGCACGGTGACGCTGCTCTTGGGTGCCACTCTGTCGAGCCTGTTCTTCTTCCTGCCCCTGTACCAGCAGGACGAACTCGGGATGAGCGCCCTCGCGGCCGGGATGGCGCAGATCCCGATCGCGGTGTCGATCATCATCGCCAGCGGCCTGGCCCCACTGCTCGCCCAGCGCGTCGGTGTTCCGAACGCCCTGCGCATCGCCCTGATCGTCGAGCTGGCCGGCATCTTGTGGCTGACGGCGAATCCGGCGACCGGGTTGTCGGTGCACCTGGTCGGCTCGTTCCTGCTGATCGGCACCGGGCTGGGCCTGGGCCTGGTCAATGCCACCGCGATGGCGGTCCGGGACAGCGCCGATGGGGAGGCCGGCCTGCTCAGCGGACTGGTGAACGCAACCCAGCAGCTCGGTGGAGCGATCGGGCTGGCCGCGTTGGCCGGGATCGCGATCGGTGCCGGCGGCGAACACGGCGATGTCGCCTTCACGACGGCCTTCCTGGGTGCCTCGGCCCTGCTCGTCATCGCCTTCGCGACGACGCTGCTCACCAAGCCCGACCGCGCCACCGCCTGAAACCTCTACTCAACCAAAGGAAACCTGACCATGAACCGATCCACCGTCCTCGTCACCGGCGCAACAGGAACCGTGGGGTCCTCGCTGGTTCCCGCCCTGCAGGCCCGCGGCGTCACCGTCCGCGCCATGACCCGCAGCCCCGAACGCTTCGTCGCCGGAGCCGAGAACGTCGTGGCCGACCTCCAGGACCCGCAGTCGGTCGCCGCGGCTTTGAAAGGCGTCGACGCGGCCTTCCTGAACACCCCGTCCTCCGAAGATGCCGCCGCGCTGCAGATCCAGTTCGCCGACCTCGCCCGCGACAACGGCGTACGCCGGCTGGTCGTGCTCTCGCAGTACGGCGCACGCAGCGACTCCCCGGTGCGCTACCTGCGCTGGCACGCCGAAGTCGAGAAGCACGTCGAACACCTCGGCCTCGACCACACCGTGCTGCGCCCCAACCTGTACTTGCAGGCGCTGCTCGCCTTCGCCGCGACCATCGCCCAAGGCTGGTTCGCAGCGCCCATCGGCAACGCGGCAGTCAGCGCCATCGACACCAGAGACATCGGCGAAGCCGCCGCAGCCGTACTCACCAGCTCCGGCCACACCGCCAAGACCTACACCCTGACCGGGCCTCGCGCCGTAACCCACGAAGAGATCGCCCGGGCCCTGGCCGCGGCCACCGGGCGGCGGATCACCTTCCAGGACACCCCCGCCGACCACTTCGCCGACGTCCTCACCGGTCTCCTTCCGCAGTGGCAGCTCGAAGGACTGATCGAGGACTACGCGCACTACGCCAGAGGCGAGGCCGCCGAGGTACACAGCAGCGTCACCGATCTCACCGGCAAGCCCGCGCGCGACCTCACCGACTTCGCCCGCGACCACGCCGCTGCGTTCACCCAGGCCTGACCGCACCCACCGAAAGGACAGCACGATGATCCATCACACCATCCGCTTCACTGCCAAGCCCGAGGTCACCGAGGCGGAGGCCGCCGCGGCCATCCAGCGCATGCGCGACGCCAGCGCCCGGATCCCGGCGATCAAGTCCTGGACCGTCGGCCGCGACATCGGCGGCGACTTCGAGTACGCCGCCATCTCCGTGATGGAGGACCTCGACGGCTACGAGGAGATGATGAACCACCCCGCCCACCTCGAGATCGACCGCGCCGGGCTCCCGCTGATCGACACCTTCATGTCCTTCGACATCGTCGACGACCCGGATCCGGAGATCAGCGCCAAGATCGCCGCGATCCACGAGCGCCGCTACCAGCAGCAGCCCGACATCGCCGACCTCGTCACCGAGATCAACTACTCCGGCAGCGCCGGTCCCACCGCGAACGACCATGACTGAGCGCTTCGACGCCGACGCGATCGTCATCGGCAGCGGGTTCGGCGGCGCGGTGGCGGCGGCCCGCCTCGCTCAGGCCGGCCTGTCCGTCCTCGTCGTCGAACGGGGCCGGCGCTGGCACCCCGGCACCTTCCCCCGCCGCCCGGACCTGAACGCCGGCTGGGTCTGGGCCGTCGGACAAGGCCTGTACGACGTCCGCTGGCTGGGCGGCATGAGCACTGTCCAGGCGGCCGGCTGGGGAGGCGGATCCCTCGTCTACGCCAACGTGTTCGCGCGGCCCTTCGACGAAACGCTCGACGAGCGGTGGGCACCTCACCTGCGCCGCAAGGAGCTCGACCCGTACTACGACCTGGCCGCGCACATGATCGGTGTCTCGCCGGTTGCCGAAGATCCGCGGACCGGCGAACTCCCGCCGCGCACCAGGCTCGTCGAAGGACTCACCCAGGACCTGGACATGGCGGAGGGAACCGTGCGGCCGAACCTCGCCGTCACCTTCGGGGACCCGGAAACCTGGAAACCAAACCTGCACGGGGTGCCGCGGCGAGGCTGCGCGTTCGTCGGGGAATGTGTCATCGGGTGCAACCACGGAGCGAAGAACACCTTGGACCACACCTACCTCGCCGTCGCGGAGACGCACGGTGCCCGGGCCGTCCTCGACGCCGAAGTACAGCGCATCGAACCACTGGATCACGGGTACGCCGTGGTCGCGTCGACCCCGTCTGATCCCGGCGCCTCACTCCGCCGCTGGACCGCTCCCAAGGTCG
The Kribbella italica DNA segment above includes these coding regions:
- a CDS encoding Dabb family protein, which codes for MIHHTIRFTAKPEVTEAEAAAAIQRMRDASARIPAIKSWTVGRDIGGDFEYAAISVMEDLDGYEEMMNHPAHLEIDRAGLPLIDTFMSFDIVDDPDPEISAKIAAIHERRYQQQPDIADLVTEINYSGSAGPTANDHD
- a CDS encoding SDR family oxidoreductase, encoding MNRSTVLVTGATGTVGSSLVPALQARGVTVRAMTRSPERFVAGAENVVADLQDPQSVAAALKGVDAAFLNTPSSEDAAALQIQFADLARDNGVRRLVVLSQYGARSDSPVRYLRWHAEVEKHVEHLGLDHTVLRPNLYLQALLAFAATIAQGWFAAPIGNAAVSAIDTRDIGEAAAAVLTSSGHTAKTYTLTGPRAVTHEEIARALAAATGRRITFQDTPADHFADVLTGLLPQWQLEGLIEDYAHYARGEAAEVHSSVTDLTGKPARDLTDFARDHAAAFTQA
- a CDS encoding histidine kinase, which translates into the protein MTHRATDEFSVRRWPDWTFLGERGSIQRTRVAASLSLGVPLVLVSLRTADLVADRYDGPHVVLAAALIGCYVVACLSALWFGPLAPRRVRVGLVATMFGFGAAPAALLNAPVLLTDLTFAIALALMLLPLRGSLPLGLATAAGQVCWMWAGPGPVDWRAVVMLVAVTVALGFVLALSFTIGQLRAARAQVRQLAVDAERERLARDLHDILGHSLSTITVKLGLARRQLEVAADLDSALNELRELESLSRQALSDVRATVSGYRDVSLTAELAGARLALRAAGVRADLPTAADNVRPDLQAVFAYVLREGATNILRHSNATRCTLRLGPHHLELINDGTAAADPKPGNGLTGLAGRLAAVSGTLEHGPTADGGFRLRAEAPSSS
- a CDS encoding TetR/AcrR family transcriptional regulator; amino-acid sequence: MTTARRPRVALEQRREQILAAALREFSHKGLHGGSTVTIAKDVEISHPNLFRVFSTKQQLFRAVLEQAFDQIVQRMVVAGEAAGDEALQVMTDAWGVLMEDRDLMLILLQGYAACDDPEIRELMHERTQEVFERTEVLPAIGTDLAHDFLAAGMFYMVAAAMDLPARAEKDEWAGRFLDSGR
- a CDS encoding alpha/beta hydrolase, which encodes MLPAAIMVAAMTAVTAGAAVAGMPRSAPQVIAGPQWSRCVGKDLEGLECSTLRVPLDYRHPGGGTIEVAISRKASRHPEKRRGILLVNPGGPGLAGLTAPNLIKLSQQIQDSYDVIGFDPRGVGRSTPLTCDLNPQQQADTSNPPFPHNARDVTAAAAFAKVVARQCATSKTAGLLPSITTANTARDMDRIREAVGAPKLSYYGASYGTYLGAVYTTLFPGRSDRIVLDSSLPPEGYTVGALRAQGSGFETRFPDFARWVTVNAKSLGTTPAAVRAKYFELAERLDKRAESGVDGTAFRATTSGLIRDDSVFPYLADIWQKLDTNTLPEDPVVDHGDNLQASYLGVICGDSRWPRSVATYQANVAIDRVRSPMYGPLAANIRACAYWPSPSTPKVRITGAGPSNVLIMQNLRDPATPLAGARRMRAALGHRARMVTVDQGGHGVYTAANRCGKAAVDTFLTTGQRPPHDTFCPAQ
- a CDS encoding MFS transporter — encoded protein: MTSSSAASLTPMQAGLRIPRGVAMLALAGSMCVVLLDSSMVNLAGRSIRDGLGLSAGELTGVVNAYLVAFAGLLLLGGRLADVLGGRKVFLTGMALYVAASVVCALAVNAPMLIAGRIGQGAGAAIVIPSALAIVLALYTTAAERTRALGTWGAVAGLGSLLGVSVGGLLTDAVGWQSVFWTPVPLGVITGIVVWRSVPSIGGRPGRFDALGAITITVAISALALGMIAASEVGWDSPVAVIGIVAGLAFLAAFVVVEHRSAHPLVPLGVFRRKPVATAGTVTLLLGATLSSLFFFLPLYQQDELGMSALAAGMAQIPIAVSIIIASGLAPLLAQRVGVPNALRIALIVELAGILWLTANPATGLSVHLVGSFLLIGTGLGLGLVNATAMAVRDSADGEAGLLSGLVNATQQLGGAIGLAALAGIAIGAGGEHGDVAFTTAFLGASALLVIAFATTLLTKPDRATA